A genome region from Alteripontixanthobacter maritimus includes the following:
- the rnc gene encoding ribonuclease III translates to MSKLSTQTASWLRDTGFTVEDEALWVEALTHGSMGEERDYQRLEFLGDRVLGLTISTWLFRRTDDAEGQLAQRLNALVSKAACADVARRIGASEHIRLGKQARDDGTATSENVLGDIIESLIGANYLEAGFDPTRELVRNLWEQDLVGTTGRSKHPKSALQEWAAGNQRKMPHYELSDRSGPDHAAKFTVTVSIHNVGEASGTASSKHEAEKLAAREFMKQYG, encoded by the coding sequence ATGAGCAAACTATCGACCCAGACCGCATCCTGGCTGCGCGACACCGGCTTTACAGTCGAGGACGAGGCGCTCTGGGTCGAGGCGCTCACTCATGGCAGCATGGGCGAAGAACGCGATTATCAGCGGCTCGAATTCCTGGGCGACCGCGTGCTCGGCCTGACGATCTCGACCTGGCTGTTTCGCCGCACAGATGACGCGGAAGGGCAACTGGCACAGCGGCTTAACGCCCTTGTCAGCAAAGCCGCCTGCGCAGATGTCGCGCGGCGGATTGGTGCGTCCGAACATATCCGGCTGGGCAAGCAGGCCCGCGATGACGGCACCGCAACCAGCGAAAACGTACTGGGCGACATTATCGAATCGCTGATCGGAGCCAATTACCTCGAAGCGGGTTTCGATCCGACGCGCGAACTTGTCCGCAATCTTTGGGAACAGGATCTTGTAGGCACGACCGGACGCTCCAAACATCCGAAAAGTGCGCTTCAGGAATGGGCCGCCGGCAACCAGCGCAAAATGCCCCATTACGAATTGTCCGACCGGTCCGGCCCGGACCATGCCGCCAAGTTCACGGTGACCGTCAGCATCCACAATGTTGGCGAGGCCAGCGGTACGGCAAGCAGCAAGCACGAAGCGGAGAAACTGGCAGCCCGCGAATTTATGAAACAATATGGGTGA
- the lepB gene encoding signal peptidase I: MIGKTPDSDNAAMQAGGRAERAQAEETGETWGSFLRFLLTVALIALIFRSFVFTLFNIPSESMMPRLMNGDYLAASKWDYGFSKNSLPFDLPLGDGRLFASQPERGDVVIFKHPVDNSDYIKRVIGLPGDIVAVQGGVLVLNGERVPKIPLADALVPLSPNTSCNPGGEVAFGDNGLRYCRYKRFREELPGGPSYEVFDFGPFMVDDTEPVIVPEGTVFLMGDNRDNSQDSRFPARAGGGVGLVPQDLLVGKARLMVWSTDGSASWLKPWTWFSAARGDRLAEGI; the protein is encoded by the coding sequence ATGATTGGAAAGACCCCAGACAGCGATAATGCCGCCATGCAGGCTGGCGGGCGGGCCGAACGGGCCCAGGCTGAAGAAACCGGCGAAACCTGGGGCAGTTTCCTGCGCTTCCTGCTGACTGTGGCACTGATCGCGCTGATCTTCCGCAGTTTCGTCTTCACCCTGTTCAACATTCCCAGCGAAAGCATGATGCCGCGCCTGATGAATGGCGATTATCTTGCCGCGTCGAAGTGGGATTACGGTTTTTCCAAGAACTCGCTGCCGTTCGATCTGCCGTTGGGGGACGGACGGCTGTTTGCCAGCCAGCCGGAGCGCGGCGACGTGGTGATTTTCAAGCACCCGGTCGACAACAGCGATTATATAAAACGGGTCATCGGCCTACCCGGCGATATCGTTGCAGTGCAGGGCGGCGTGCTGGTGCTGAATGGCGAACGGGTACCGAAAATCCCCCTTGCCGATGCACTGGTTCCGCTTTCGCCGAACACCAGCTGCAATCCGGGCGGTGAGGTTGCGTTCGGCGACAATGGCCTGCGCTACTGCCGATACAAGCGATTTCGCGAGGAATTACCGGGCGGACCATCCTATGAGGTGTTCGATTTCGGACCGTTCATGGTGGATGATACGGAGCCTGTCATAGTTCCTGAAGGGACTGTGTTCCTGATGGGCGACAACCGCGACAATTCACAGGACAGCCGCTTCCCGGCCCGGGCTGGCGGGGGCGTAGGATTGGTTCCTCAGGACTTGCTGGTGGGCAAGGCGCGGCTCATGGTCTGGTCCACCGATGGTTCCGCCAGTTGGCTCAAGCCCTGGACCTGGTTCAGTGCAGCGCGCGGCGACCGTTTGGCAGAGGGTATATGA
- the pgi gene encoding glucose-6-phosphate isomerase has protein sequence MNEAAKGAWSELETAPDPTLLELFAGDTDRVELLSGRIDWDGEDGKAGILFDWSKTHLTQGLLSGFETLAEAMDFVGKRSALLGGEVVNLTEGRAAEHTAQRGIGADASVEEAGALHRRMAMLVDAIHDGALGPVKHLIHVGIGGSALGPALAVDALTRDLAKVDVHIVSNIDGLALEQAFAACDPAATMIAVASKTFTTIETMTNAESAIQWLERAGIDDPYGRVVALTASPEKAVEWGVDETRVLPFGESVGGRYSLWSSIGFPVAVAIGTEEFGQFLAGARAVDEHFRDHDGAVNLPLRAAFADQYYTRLKGCQTRAVFAYDERLALLPDYLQQLEMESNGKRVTADGELVDSPTAPITWGGVGTDAQHAVFQLLHQGTHLVPVDFIASIAPGDELDPAHHRILLTNCFAQGAALIAGGNMGANGNDPARAFPGNRPSATMLCDDIDPATLGALIAFHEHRTFANAVLMGINPFDQFGVELGKQMAGRIDAGGERFDASTEELLAAAGLG, from the coding sequence GTGAACGAAGCTGCGAAAGGCGCCTGGAGCGAACTGGAAACTGCACCGGATCCGACCCTGCTCGAACTGTTTGCAGGCGATACCGATCGGGTGGAACTGCTGTCGGGGCGGATCGATTGGGACGGCGAGGATGGTAAGGCCGGCATCCTGTTCGACTGGTCGAAAACCCACCTGACGCAGGGGTTGCTGTCCGGTTTCGAAACGCTGGCAGAGGCTATGGACTTTGTGGGCAAACGTTCTGCGCTGCTCGGCGGGGAAGTGGTAAACCTCACGGAGGGGCGCGCCGCAGAACATACCGCGCAGCGCGGCATCGGGGCGGATGCCTCGGTCGAGGAAGCCGGCGCGTTGCACCGGCGTATGGCCATGTTGGTGGACGCCATTCATGATGGGGCCTTGGGACCTGTCAAACACCTTATCCATGTGGGGATCGGTGGTAGCGCGCTGGGACCGGCGCTGGCGGTGGATGCGCTCACCCGCGACCTTGCCAAAGTGGACGTGCATATCGTTTCGAACATCGATGGGCTGGCACTGGAACAGGCATTTGCCGCCTGCGACCCGGCGGCGACCATGATCGCGGTCGCTTCCAAGACCTTTACCACCATCGAAACGATGACCAACGCCGAAAGCGCAATCCAGTGGCTGGAGCGTGCCGGGATCGATGACCCTTACGGGCGCGTAGTCGCTTTGACTGCCAGCCCGGAAAAGGCGGTGGAGTGGGGCGTAGATGAAACGCGCGTGCTACCGTTCGGGGAAAGCGTCGGCGGACGGTATTCGCTATGGTCCTCAATCGGCTTCCCGGTAGCCGTGGCTATCGGCACGGAGGAATTCGGTCAGTTCCTTGCCGGTGCCCGCGCGGTGGACGAACATTTCCGCGACCATGACGGCGCTGTCAATTTGCCCCTGCGCGCTGCATTTGCGGATCAGTACTACACGCGGCTCAAAGGCTGCCAGACGCGCGCCGTGTTCGCCTATGACGAGCGGCTGGCCCTGCTGCCCGACTACCTCCAGCAGCTGGAAATGGAGAGCAACGGCAAGCGCGTGACTGCAGACGGCGAGCTGGTGGACAGCCCGACAGCGCCCATCACATGGGGCGGGGTAGGCACGGACGCACAACACGCCGTGTTCCAGTTACTGCATCAGGGCACCCATCTGGTGCCGGTGGACTTCATCGCCAGCATCGCGCCGGGCGACGAACTGGACCCGGCACACCACCGCATCCTGCTGACCAACTGTTTCGCGCAAGGCGCGGCGCTGATAGCGGGTGGGAACATGGGCGCAAACGGCAATGACCCGGCCCGCGCCTTTCCCGGCAATCGGCCCAGCGCAACCATGCTGTGCGACGATATCGATCCCGCGACACTTGGCGCACTGATCGCCTTTCACGAACACCGCACCTTCGCAAATGCGGTGCTGATGGGGATCAACCCGTTCGACCAGTTCGGCGTGGAACTGGGCAAGCAGATGGCAGGCCGCATCGACGCAGGCGGCGAGAGGTTCGACGCGAGTACGGAGGAGTTGTTGGCGGCGGCGGGGTTGGGTTGA
- a CDS encoding DEAD/DEAH box helicase, producing the protein MTKTFEELGLSQPVQQALDLKGYTTPTPIQEQSIPHLLEGRDLLGIAQTGTGKTAAFMLPSIDRLRDADKQTPFKSCRMLVLAPTRELAGQIAESAKDYGALAGLKVHSIVGGTSVNRDRNKLHRGTDILVATPGRLIDLIDQKAFKLDGVEILVLDEADQMLDLGFVHALRKIVALLPDGRQTLLFSATMPSSIKDLSARYLDNPVQVSVTPAATTAERVDQYLLMVQQDEKQSLLEMMLDGRYKVPGKLERVLVFARTKHGCDRVVKKLTQCGIRANAIHGNKSQPQRQRALDEFRSAKVKVLVATDVAARGIDIPGVSHVLNYELPNVAEQYVHRIGRTARAGADGVAIAMCAEDERAYLKDIQKTTDASLERLPLPDNFRAVVEGVGPTKRAAPGQRQKKVHANPKGARGHSGGKPGGQRAKSGGGGKNHRGGGGKPQGERGPVGNPARSGGSGGGDRRPGGRPGGRPGGSGGGQRSQRRQPG; encoded by the coding sequence ATGACCAAGACATTCGAAGAGTTGGGCCTGTCCCAGCCGGTTCAGCAGGCGCTCGACCTGAAGGGCTACACCACGCCTACCCCCATCCAGGAACAATCCATCCCGCATCTGCTGGAGGGCCGCGACCTACTGGGTATCGCGCAGACCGGCACCGGCAAAACCGCCGCGTTCATGCTTCCCAGCATCGACCGGTTGCGTGATGCGGACAAACAGACGCCGTTCAAATCATGTCGCATGCTGGTGCTTGCGCCGACGCGCGAACTGGCAGGCCAGATCGCCGAAAGCGCCAAGGATTATGGCGCGCTTGCAGGCCTCAAGGTGCACAGCATCGTTGGCGGCACGTCCGTCAATCGCGACCGCAACAAGCTGCACCGCGGCACCGACATTCTGGTGGCAACACCGGGCCGGCTGATCGACCTGATCGACCAGAAGGCGTTCAAGCTGGACGGTGTGGAAATCCTGGTGCTGGACGAGGCAGACCAGATGCTCGACCTCGGCTTCGTCCATGCGCTGCGCAAGATCGTTGCGCTGTTGCCCGATGGCCGCCAGACGCTGCTGTTTTCGGCTACCATGCCAAGCTCCATCAAGGATTTGTCGGCGCGCTATCTCGACAATCCGGTGCAGGTCAGCGTGACGCCGGCCGCCACCACGGCGGAACGGGTCGACCAGTATCTGCTGATGGTGCAGCAGGACGAGAAGCAGTCGCTGCTCGAAATGATGCTCGATGGGCGGTACAAGGTTCCTGGCAAGCTGGAGCGTGTGCTGGTGTTCGCCCGCACGAAGCATGGCTGTGACCGGGTGGTGAAGAAACTGACGCAGTGCGGCATCCGCGCCAACGCGATCCATGGCAACAAGTCGCAACCCCAGCGCCAGCGCGCGCTCGACGAGTTTCGCAGCGCGAAGGTGAAGGTACTGGTGGCGACCGATGTTGCAGCGCGCGGGATCGACATTCCCGGCGTGTCCCATGTGCTGAATTACGAACTGCCCAATGTGGCCGAACAATATGTTCACCGCATCGGGCGCACCGCGCGTGCGGGCGCGGACGGCGTGGCGATTGCGATGTGTGCTGAAGACGAGCGCGCGTATCTCAAGGACATTCAGAAGACGACCGACGCCTCGCTCGAACGCCTGCCTTTGCCGGACAATTTCCGCGCCGTGGTGGAAGGCGTCGGCCCTACCAAGCGAGCTGCACCGGGGCAGCGCCAGAAGAAAGTCCACGCAAATCCCAAGGGCGCGCGCGGCCATTCTGGCGGAAAGCCCGGCGGCCAGCGCGCCAAGTCCGGCGGCGGCGGCAAGAACCATCGCGGCGGCGGCGGAAAACCGCAGGGCGAACGTGGTCCCGTCGGCAATCCTGCCCGTAGCGGCGGCAGTGGCGGGGGCGATCGACGTCCCGGTGGCCGCCCGGGTGGCCGTCCAGGGGGAAGCGGCGGCGGACAACGCAGCCAGCGCCGTCAGCCCGGTTGA
- the gorA gene encoding glutathione-disulfide reductase, which produces MAQEYDFDLFTIGAGSGGVRASRVSASHGARVAIAEEHRVGGTCVIRGCVPKKMLVYGAQFAEDLEDAQAFGWTMDKPEFSWIKLRDNVLAEVDRLNEAYKTTLDSHGVTLFNERAEITGPHEITLASGKIVTAGKILIATGATPHVPDIPGCELGITSNEVFHLDNLPKRVLIAGGGYIANEFAGIFNEFDAKVTIVNRSDQLLRGYDQTLRDRLLQISMTKGIDFRFHAEPTGIEKLDDGNMRVSMKNHDPLDVDLVLFATGRVPHTRGLGLQKAGVELGDKCEIKVDRFSKTSVDHIYAVGDCTDRVQLTPVAIREGQAFADSVFGGKQTSVNYDYIPSAVFSHPPLASVGMTEGEAKNKLGTVKVYLSDFRPMKNVMAGRNERSLYKMICDGDEGRIVGLHMIGPESPEIMQAAAIAVKAGLTKNDFDATVALHPTMSEELVLMK; this is translated from the coding sequence ATGGCGCAGGAATACGATTTCGACCTTTTCACTATTGGCGCAGGGTCGGGCGGGGTGCGCGCCAGCCGCGTGTCCGCCAGCCATGGCGCGCGCGTTGCCATTGCCGAGGAACACCGCGTCGGCGGCACCTGCGTCATCCGCGGCTGCGTGCCCAAGAAAATGCTCGTTTACGGCGCGCAGTTTGCGGAGGACCTGGAGGACGCGCAGGCTTTCGGCTGGACCATGGACAAGCCCGAATTCAGCTGGATCAAGCTGCGCGACAATGTGCTCGCCGAAGTTGACCGGCTGAACGAGGCGTACAAGACCACGCTCGACAGCCACGGCGTAACATTGTTCAACGAACGCGCCGAAATCACTGGTCCACACGAGATTACGTTGGCCAGCGGCAAGATCGTCACGGCGGGCAAAATCCTGATCGCCACGGGGGCCACCCCGCACGTGCCCGATATTCCCGGCTGCGAACTGGGCATCACCAGCAACGAGGTGTTTCACCTCGACAATTTGCCGAAGCGTGTGCTGATTGCTGGCGGCGGATATATCGCCAACGAATTCGCAGGGATCTTTAACGAATTCGACGCTAAGGTGACCATCGTCAACCGGTCCGACCAATTGCTGCGCGGCTACGACCAGACCCTGCGCGACCGGTTGCTGCAAATCAGCATGACCAAGGGCATCGACTTCCGCTTCCACGCCGAACCCACTGGGATCGAGAAGTTGGACGACGGGAACATGCGCGTATCGATGAAGAACCACGATCCGCTTGATGTGGATCTGGTGCTGTTCGCCACGGGCCGCGTGCCGCATACCAGGGGACTGGGTTTGCAAAAGGCTGGCGTCGAACTGGGCGACAAGTGCGAGATCAAGGTCGACCGCTTCAGTAAGACAAGCGTCGATCACATCTATGCCGTGGGCGATTGCACCGACCGGGTGCAGCTGACACCGGTCGCCATCCGGGAGGGGCAGGCGTTTGCCGACAGTGTGTTCGGCGGCAAGCAGACCAGCGTGAATTACGATTACATTCCCAGCGCCGTTTTCAGCCATCCGCCACTCGCCTCCGTCGGCATGACCGAGGGTGAGGCGAAGAACAAGCTGGGCACCGTGAAAGTGTATCTTTCCGATTTCCGACCGATGAAGAACGTCATGGCGGGCCGCAACGAGCGCAGCCTCTACAAGATGATCTGCGACGGGGACGAAGGCCGGATTGTCGGTCTGCACATGATCGGTCCGGAATCGCCGGAGATCATGCAGGCGGCCGCTATCGCGGTGAAGGCCGGGCTTACGAAGAATGATTTCGACGCCACGGTTGCGCTGCATCCCACGATGTCGGAAGAACTGGTCTTGATGAAATAG
- a CDS encoding NAD-dependent epimerase/dehydratase family protein, which produces MANNDTEQRKVLVTGGTGYIAGELIAQLLARGWRVNATVRSLGKSERIMRERFPDAGDSLRLFEAELMSDAGWAEANHGCTHVAHVASPIAAATPKDENDMIVPAREGTLRALRFAKEAGVKRFVQTSSMAAVAYGRSEKSYIVDESDWTDISHPDVYPYVKSKTISERAARDWVAENAPEMEFVSVNPSMVLGPVHSADFSASVEAVKQVLDGSMPMAPDLGFAVVDTRDVAQLHVKCLEEPGLGGERFLAAGRFMKIIEIAGVLRDGLPSAQTRKVPKRIMPNLMVKVLALFNPGVASIKSEIGKSRHVDASHAKDRLGWQTRPEEESILDCAKSLIAHGVVKV; this is translated from the coding sequence ATGGCCAATAACGACACTGAACAGCGCAAGGTCCTCGTCACCGGGGGCACCGGCTATATCGCGGGCGAACTCATCGCGCAGCTTCTGGCGCGCGGATGGCGGGTGAACGCCACGGTCCGCAGCCTTGGCAAGAGCGAACGCATCATGCGCGAACGCTTCCCCGATGCCGGCGATAGTCTTCGCCTGTTCGAGGCGGAACTGATGAGCGATGCGGGATGGGCTGAGGCCAACCACGGCTGCACCCATGTGGCTCATGTCGCCAGCCCGATCGCGGCAGCAACGCCCAAGGACGAAAACGACATGATCGTGCCTGCACGTGAAGGCACGTTACGCGCATTGCGGTTTGCGAAAGAGGCCGGGGTCAAGCGGTTCGTCCAGACCAGTTCGATGGCTGCGGTCGCTTATGGCCGCAGCGAGAAAAGCTACATCGTGGACGAAAGCGACTGGACCGATATCTCGCATCCCGACGTCTATCCCTACGTCAAATCCAAAACCATTTCCGAACGCGCGGCGCGCGATTGGGTGGCGGAAAATGCGCCCGAGATGGAATTCGTTTCCGTCAATCCGTCGATGGTGCTGGGTCCGGTCCACAGCGCGGATTTCTCCGCCTCGGTCGAAGCGGTCAAACAGGTGCTGGACGGATCGATGCCGATGGCGCCGGACCTTGGCTTTGCCGTGGTGGATACGCGCGACGTGGCGCAGCTTCACGTCAAATGCCTGGAAGAGCCGGGGCTCGGCGGCGAACGTTTCCTGGCGGCCGGCCGGTTCATGAAGATCATCGAAATCGCCGGAGTGCTGCGCGATGGGCTGCCTTCCGCGCAGACGCGCAAGGTGCCCAAGCGCATCATGCCCAACCTGATGGTGAAGGTGCTGGCGCTGTTCAACCCCGGCGTCGCATCCATCAAGAGCGAGATCGGCAAGAGCCGCCATGTCGATGCCAGCCACGCCAAGGACAGGCTTGGCTGGCAGACCCGGCCGGAGGAGGAAAGCATCCTCGACTGCGCGAAAAGCCTTATCGCGCACGGTGTGGTAAAGGTCTGA
- a CDS encoding acyl-CoA carboxylase subunit beta, with amino-acid sequence MSANIAEMERRRAEAELGGGEKRIAAQHAKGKLTARERLAVLLDEGSFEELDTYVVHDCTDFGMEDQKITGDGVVTGSGTINGRLVYVFSQDFTVFGGSLSKRHAEKICKVMDTALKVGAPVIGINDSGGARIQEGVASLGGYAEVFQRNVLASGVVPQISLIMGPCAGGAVYSPAMTDFIFMVKDSSYMFVTGPEVVKTVTNEEVTQEELGGAITHTTKTSVADIAFENDIETLLATRDFFDYLPLSNRDDAPERPTSDAWDREEPSLDTLIPDNANQPYDMHEVVAKVLDEGDFFEVQPAHAGNILCGFGRVEGRTVGVVANQPMVLAGVLDINSSKKAARFVRFCDAFDIPILTFVDVPGFLPGTSQELGGIIKHGAKLLFAYAEATVPKITVITRKAYGGAYDVMASKHLRGDLNYAWPTAEIAVMGAKGAVEIIFRQDRGDAEKIAEKTKEYEDRFANPFIAAQRGYIDEVIYPHSTRRRIALGLRKLRGKVLENPWKKHDNIPL; translated from the coding sequence ATGTCCGCCAATATCGCTGAAATGGAACGCCGCCGTGCCGAAGCCGAACTTGGCGGCGGTGAGAAGCGCATTGCGGCGCAGCACGCCAAGGGCAAGCTGACCGCGCGCGAGCGGTTGGCTGTGTTGCTCGACGAAGGCAGCTTCGAAGAACTGGATACCTACGTCGTCCACGACTGCACCGATTTCGGGATGGAAGACCAGAAGATCACCGGCGACGGCGTGGTCACGGGCAGTGGCACGATCAACGGCCGCTTGGTCTATGTCTTCAGCCAGGATTTCACTGTCTTCGGCGGCAGCCTGTCGAAACGCCACGCGGAAAAAATCTGCAAGGTGATGGACACCGCGCTGAAGGTCGGCGCGCCCGTGATCGGCATAAACGACAGCGGCGGCGCGCGTATCCAGGAGGGCGTGGCCAGCCTCGGCGGCTATGCTGAGGTGTTCCAGCGCAACGTGCTGGCATCGGGCGTGGTGCCGCAGATATCGCTCATCATGGGCCCATGCGCGGGCGGGGCAGTGTACTCGCCTGCGATGACCGACTTCATCTTCATGGTGAAGGACAGCTCCTATATGTTCGTGACCGGGCCCGAAGTGGTGAAGACCGTGACGAACGAGGAGGTTACGCAGGAGGAACTGGGCGGCGCGATCACGCATACCACCAAGACCAGCGTGGCCGATATCGCGTTCGAAAACGATATCGAAACGCTGCTGGCAACCCGCGATTTCTTCGATTATTTGCCGCTCAGCAACCGCGACGATGCCCCCGAACGTCCGACCAGCGATGCGTGGGATCGGGAGGAACCGAGCCTCGACACGCTCATTCCCGACAACGCCAACCAGCCTTACGACATGCACGAAGTGGTGGCGAAGGTGCTGGACGAGGGCGACTTCTTCGAAGTGCAGCCGGCCCATGCAGGCAATATCCTGTGCGGCTTCGGCCGGGTGGAAGGGCGCACCGTGGGCGTGGTGGCGAACCAGCCGATGGTGCTGGCCGGTGTGCTCGACATCAACAGCTCCAAGAAGGCCGCGCGCTTCGTGCGGTTCTGCGATGCGTTCGACATTCCGATCCTGACCTTCGTGGATGTGCCCGGCTTTCTCCCCGGCACCAGCCAGGAACTGGGCGGCATCATCAAGCACGGCGCGAAGCTGCTGTTTGCCTATGCCGAAGCGACGGTGCCCAAGATCACCGTGATCACCCGCAAGGCCTATGGCGGGGCGTACGACGTGATGGCGAGTAAGCATTTGCGCGGCGATTTGAACTACGCCTGGCCTACGGCGGAAATCGCGGTGATGGGCGCAAAGGGCGCGGTGGAAATTATCTTCCGCCAAGACCGCGGCGATGCGGAAAAGATCGCTGAGAAAACTAAGGAATACGAAGACCGCTTCGCCAATCCCTTCATCGCCGCCCAACGCGGCTATATCGACGAGGTGATCTACCCGCACTCGACCCGGCGGCGCATTGCGCTGGGGTTGCGGAAGCTACGCGGGAAGGTGCTCGAGAACCCATGGAAGAAGCATGACAACATTCCGTTGTAG
- the mce gene encoding methylmalonyl-CoA epimerase: MKLGRLNHIGVATPSIAKSIAHYRDTMGATVITEPFDLPEQGVKVCFVDTPTASGMNGTQIELIEPYNESSPINGFLAKNPAGGQHHLCFEVEDIDAARAHFEGLGKRILGPTRIGAHGTPIFFLHPKDMMGQLTEIMETPKVDGGH, translated from the coding sequence ATGAAACTCGGCCGTCTCAACCACATCGGCGTCGCGACGCCGTCCATTGCGAAATCCATCGCGCATTACCGTGACACCATGGGCGCGACAGTTATCACCGAACCATTCGACCTGCCCGAACAGGGTGTGAAGGTCTGCTTCGTCGACACGCCGACCGCATCTGGTATGAACGGCACGCAGATTGAATTGATCGAACCGTATAACGAAAGCTCGCCTATTAACGGCTTTCTCGCCAAGAACCCGGCGGGCGGACAGCATCATCTGTGTTTCGAGGTCGAGGATATCGACGCGGCGCGCGCGCATTTCGAGGGGCTGGGCAAGCGCATCCTCGGCCCCACGCGTATCGGGGCGCATGGCACGCCGATCTTTTTCCTGCACCCCAAGGACATGATGGGGCAGCTGACGGAAATCATGGAAACGCCGAAAGTGGATGGCGGGCACTAG
- a CDS encoding enoyl-CoA hydratase-related protein gives MSYEHILVETADDVTTITLNRPDRLNACPPDMGVELRDVFADPGDARCILVTGAGRAFCSGADLANNADSGATSPGRRAYDSLSRSYNPLMMQMAQCEVPIVSAVNGPAAGVGCSIALAADFVFAGSSAYFLQAFVNIGLVPDGGASWMLPRLIGKARATEMMMLGEKIGAEKAAEWGLIYKAVSDDALMDEARALAVRLAGGPTQAIGQMRANIMAALQMNYPAALHQEALGQRKAGESQDAVEGAVAFLQKRKAEFTGK, from the coding sequence TTGTCCTACGAACACATCCTCGTCGAAACTGCCGACGACGTTACCACCATCACTCTCAACCGGCCCGACCGGCTGAACGCCTGCCCGCCGGACATGGGCGTGGAATTGCGCGATGTGTTTGCCGATCCGGGGGATGCGCGCTGCATTCTGGTGACCGGGGCAGGGCGGGCGTTCTGTTCGGGCGCGGATCTGGCGAACAATGCGGACAGCGGCGCGACCTCACCCGGCCGGCGCGCTTACGATTCGCTCAGCCGCAGTTACAATCCGCTGATGATGCAGATGGCGCAGTGCGAGGTGCCCATCGTTAGCGCGGTGAACGGTCCGGCGGCGGGAGTGGGTTGCTCGATCGCATTGGCAGCGGATTTCGTGTTTGCCGGTTCCAGCGCCTATTTCTTGCAGGCTTTCGTGAATATCGGTCTGGTCCCCGATGGCGGGGCAAGCTGGATGCTCCCGCGTCTGATCGGCAAGGCGCGGGCGACTGAAATGATGATGCTGGGCGAGAAGATCGGTGCTGAGAAAGCGGCCGAATGGGGTCTCATTTACAAGGCAGTATCAGACGATGCGCTGATGGACGAGGCGCGCGCGCTGGCGGTTCGGTTGGCAGGCGGCCCGACGCAGGCCATCGGCCAGATGCGCGCCAACATCATGGCGGCGCTACAGATGAATTACCCTGCCGCGTTGCATCAGGAAGCGCTCGGCCAGCGCAAGGCCGGCGAAAGTCAGGATGCGGTCGAGGGCGCGGTGGCGTTCCTGCAGAAGCGCAAGGCGGAATTTACGGGTAAGTAA